A region of the Planctomicrobium piriforme genome:
ATGAGATTCCCTTTGCGGCGAATTTCCCCTTTCGCGTTCAAGGAGCACTATCGTGCGCAAGGTTCACTATTTTGCCATGTTGGCCCTGGCACTCTCCGGCATGGCCGGAATTGCCTCGGCCCAGTCCGAAGAAAACCCTTCTCCCGAACAGCCGGTCGCCGTCGACAAGCCGGCCGAGCCATCTGATGGGCCGGCCAAAAAACAAAAGCCGGAAAAGAAGTCCGACGAAGACCAGAAGAAACCGCAGCTCCCCAGCCGCGACGACATGTTCAAACGGCTCGACAAGGACGGCGATGGCGCTATCAGCCGTCAGGAATTCGACTCCGCCGCCGACCGCATGGAAGCAATGCACAAAGAGTTCCAGCAGCGAATGGAGCGCGGCCCACGGGGCGGTCGTCCGTCGCTCGCCGGACGCGACGGAGCACCCGGACAGCGCATGGGCCGTCAACATGGTCATTCCCACGCCGGGATGGGCCGCGGACCGCAAGGCCGTCACCATGGCGGGCAAGGGCCGCAAGCCTCTGGCCGGCACGGCGGACCTGGCTTTCAACATCGGGGCCATGGACCGCATCACGCCTTCCACGGCGGCCACTCCGGTCGCGGACACCACGGGATGCATGCTCATCATGGGCACCGTCATCACGCCTTTCATGGCCACGAAAGTCACCGTGGCCCGTGGGGTGATCGCGGAGCCAGCTTCTCACCTCGTCATCACGGACAGTTCCGCGGACAATTCCAGGGTCACTCACTCGCCCGACATGACTTCGGCGGCGAACGCGGTCGTCCGGAATTTGGTTACGGAACCGGCGAAGGTCGCCGACACGCTTTCGGACCTGGACCTGGCCGTGGCGGACAAGACTGGGGACGCCCGCAACATCCCATGGCCATGCACGACCGCGGCGAATCCCGCGACAGTGGACGTCGAGATGGGGAACGTCGAGACGGCGAACGGGGCATGGAACAGCGTGGACCCCAGTTCCATGGAGAACACGGTGAACACTCGCACCGCGAACCCGGCATGAGCGGCGACCGTCCGGAACGGGGCGGCCCTCAGGCACGCCACGCAGAAGGCTTTCGCCCGCATCGGCCCGAAGCTGGTCCAGGTGAACGCGGACCTCGACCGGAAGGTTCCGATCGCGGCTTTGGTCCACGCCCTCCGCGCGGTCCGGAACAGATGGACCGTCCGCAGCGTGACGGCGAACGTGAATTTCGTCCAGAACGCGGACCAGGCGCTCCCCCTCGTGGAGATCAGGCTGGCCCACGCGATGGAGATCGTCCCCAGTCACGCCCTTCCTTCAATCGTGAAGGCCGCGACGGCGACCGTCCCCGCCCGCCCGCTCCGCGCGAAGGCCGCTCGGAAGATCGTCCTCAAGAAGTAGACGTCCGTGACCGCTCGGCCGACGTGACTCCCGAAGTCGAATCCAACGTCGCTGCCCGACCAGTCACGGTTCCGATGCCGGAAACCATCGAAGCCGACGCCGCAACCTGAATTTGAGTTGAGTAAAATCCGATACCCGCATCGCCGCACAACCCCCGTTGTGCGGCGATGTTCTTTTTTGCGAACTCCGTTTGCGAGCTGGTGTCTTCCCGTATCGCCGCAGCTGGTGCGGAGAAGATTGAAACGCAGAGTTCGTCGAGGAGCGCAGAGGAAATGCAGAGAAATTCCCTGCCATCTTTCCGCTGACACAAACTCATAGGCTCAATTCTCCAGTGCTTTCTCGGCGGACTCCGCGAACTCTGCGTTTCAAATCCCCCGGTTTCCTCCGGACGATGGTGTCGATTCGACGGCTGGTCTAAACTGCCGGTTTGCTTTGAGAGCATTTTTACTTTTCGTGTTCAGTATTCCGCAGGCGATAAGAGCGGTTTTCATCAAGTGAAAACCGTCCATTCGCCTGCACCCGGTAGAGCAAACTGCTCTTTCCCGACTTTCACACGCGACTCCTCCATGCCCCGCTACGACGCCAAACGGATTGAACCCAAG
Encoded here:
- a CDS encoding EF-hand domain-containing protein; protein product: MRKVHYFAMLALALSGMAGIASAQSEENPSPEQPVAVDKPAEPSDGPAKKQKPEKKSDEDQKKPQLPSRDDMFKRLDKDGDGAISRQEFDSAADRMEAMHKEFQQRMERGPRGGRPSLAGRDGAPGQRMGRQHGHSHAGMGRGPQGRHHGGQGPQASGRHGGPGFQHRGHGPHHAFHGGHSGRGHHGMHAHHGHRHHAFHGHESHRGPWGDRGASFSPRHHGQFRGQFQGHSLARHDFGGERGRPEFGYGTGEGRRHAFGPGPGRGGQDWGRPQHPMAMHDRGESRDSGRRDGERRDGERGMEQRGPQFHGEHGEHSHREPGMSGDRPERGGPQARHAEGFRPHRPEAGPGERGPRPEGSDRGFGPRPPRGPEQMDRPQRDGEREFRPERGPGAPPRGDQAGPRDGDRPQSRPSFNREGRDGDRPRPPAPREGRSEDRPQEVDVRDRSADVTPEVESNVAARPVTVPMPETIEADAAT